A segment of the Mercurialis annua linkage group LG4, ddMerAnnu1.2, whole genome shotgun sequence genome:
TTATTCTACTAGGGTTTTCTTCTTGGTTTTGCATGGCTTCGACCAGCTCATTTGACGGTGTCATTTTAGCCGAGGGTGGTAAATCTTGGTTCACTATAATTTCCACCTCAGGTGTGCTAGAGCTTTTACCTGGACTGTCGATCtattcgaaaaaaaaattagaggagATTAATATAAAAAGTCTTATTAAATGTGGCTGCAGGTATAGTCtagttattaattaaataaataaatactacTACAAGATAatgattataattattttctttgaGTTGAGCCCATGCTagcataatataaaaaatgatatacTCACCATAAATTAAGGTTGACAACTTATTGATtgttattatttctttttaattttcttacaaaCTCGCTATATTTATAGATCATCTTCGAGAAGACTAACATTAAATTTCTCCATATATAactattacatatatatatatatatatatatatatatatatatatatatatatatatatatatatatatatatatatatacttaaaaatttattaaaaaaacataaagagTCAAAAATATATGGCATAATAacctaataaatttaaatatttaacgcCTTTGTTAATTCTAACAAaatcttctatttttttattcaaatataatttaatttaaaaattatattgcaAGTGTTGTATTTATGTCCGCTCAATTGACTCACTTGAGTTTGATTTTGCTCACGTGATAACCATTCTCTTGAGCAAACTACtactttaacaaaaaaaaattatcaagataaatatttctaaaaacgacataaaaaaaacaaaaatctatAAATTCACACACACATATTATATACGCTAGCTAATATAGTTAGATCTCACAAACCTTGTCCATTGAAGTGTTGCGGGGAAGAGATAATTGGcgtaatccttcatttttatacTGCGAGGAAAAGTAAATTTGCTCCCAAGATATGAAAGATAAATTcaacaaattatcaaataaaatcaatctgACATTTAAGGACAAAACCTGCTTTCTGCAAATCCAATGGCACATAAAAGAAAAACTTCAATGAAGGAGCATTGTTATGGTAGTTCCCTCCCTAGGTTGTGTCATAAGTTTTAGCTTTTTTCGTTTAGGATTGAAATTAATTAGGGCCAAGTCTATGTTCTTCATATACTTGcacattttttagttattttattttattttgggatTTATAAATACATCAACTCAAGAAAGTACTTAGAACTTATGTCAAGCACATATTCCATTGAtgaatatattttgttttatattctTGGATTTATTAATAATTCGTTTTCAAAATTCATTGTAAAATATCCAACTTAATTGAGATCTTACAATGATATAGAAAGTTAGATTCTTGCAAATAACTAATTAAAGTTTATTTCCCCTCTGAACTTAGCACAAAAGATCAGTTGAGATCATATGTGCGGCAAAAAAATAACAACCTGAATTTGTTATTTTGACTCCTTTTACCTCTCAGCTTcaaattcttcaaaaaaattccTGCCACTTCAGCTTTGATTTGTATATAATGCTCTAGTCGTTTTCTACCAACTCATATGAGGAGGTAAATTTAGCCAACATATCAAGTTTATGGTGTTTTTTTAACTAAGCTGCTGAAATTGGATGCCGGCATTTCAAAGCAACAGTCTTGGTTGTAATTGATCTTTTGTGCGAAACCTAGGAGGCAAAATGAACTCTTATTAGTTATTATGCAAATAATTAACATATAatcaattaattgtttttggtaTAAGTTCATTTCCTTAAAAAAGAACTCTTGGGTTTATTTTCAATTTCCTCCTCGAGTTTAAACACAAAACTATATCATTTcccatttattatatttattttttccaaatCGATTGATCTTTTTTTAACAATACAATAACATTTGAATAATGTATTCCTTTTAATTTAACCACCATTTATGAGCGGATCTATATAGAACGTATGATAAGTAATTGTTCATCCAtcttgataaaattataatagaaCCTTATAAAAGATTTGGGTCCGTCACGGCACCGTCAGCTAATATAAGACTTAGTATTTCTTTCATTTATAATTCACGTTTTCCCAAAATTTGAGGGCTaggtatgaaaaaaaattaatgtttagGAGCCTAAATTGTATAATTGCAAGTTTAGGGGCTACAAATGTGTTTTAACGCATGTTCTATAAACCCGTATTGTAGTATGGTCCATTCGAAGAAGCATAGAGGTGTAAATTTCTGTGAGTTTAATCTGAAAAAACAAAGTGTAAAAGACATTAGAAAGTGAAATTGTGAGCTTCTTTGATCCCTCCGTCTCTCTAAAACTATATCCTACTCCTCCGATATTTCCTTTCCACGCGTCTTAGGTTTcaaatagttaattaaatgtcgaaataaaaatttaatagcaTTATTATCTAAGAGAACCctaacaatttatatatatatatataaattttttcaaatatttattaatatgtatttatttataaatgtatctagcatgtttttaatatgtttctaGAGATGTGTTTGAACTGTCTCTAAAATCtgatttttaatgtaaaatataaaatccaTTGAATATTTAAACCCGTtagaaataaaatagttattatttaagttatttcACAAAATCATGTAATAACAATTCCATGAAGTTAATAATAAAGTGaggaataattatttaataaaaaaaataattatttgatacgGAATAAAATATTTCGGACCTATTCCATAATCCAAACATAGCTAAGCGTTGAAGCTCACAAAATCCATTATGGCCGACCCGACTGTAAAGCCCATCCCATTAAATGAAGTACTATCTCAACTGTACTTCATCTGAATTTGGGAAAATCAATTCCGATTTCACAAACTCCATCATTTCTAAGCTCATCAATTGAAGAATCAACAAGCTACATAATCAGGTAGATCAATCAAAATCAACTAATTTCGGAAGCAGACCTTCACATTTATTTATATGCCCTCTCcaatggaagaagaagaagaagaagatgtagTAAGTGAATTCGAGTTATTGGATAATAATGGTCAGTTAGACGAAGATGACATGATCGATTCAGATTATGCAATTTATTTAGCAACTTATGCTGATACTCATACTCATAACCATACCTTTGATGATCCGATCCGACCCGCCTCCGCCGGAGAAACGCGAAATGAGGGTTTGTCGGTGAATAATTTGAATCTATCTCTGGTACAAATCAGAAATGAGGCTGATGATTTAGTAGTTTGCGCAATTTGTACAGATGAATTTATTGATGATACGACGGCGTATAGACTGCCTTGCTCTCATTGTTATCACGTTCATTGCATTTCTCGATGGTTAACCATCACAACTACGTGCCCTCTCTGTCGGTTTCAATTGTCTTAGATGCAATGCAGCTCAAGGTACtgtaatttctaaattttagtttttaaattactGTTGTAAAATTGTAATTGATATTGTGTAATTGCTTTTTTTTATCTGGTAACTTAATGttatgaatttttatgtttgattaatTCTATTGATAATTGCGTATATGAATCGGAATTGGCTATTACTGATTGCGTATTTCGATTTCTTCAGTTTTTCGGGTTTAGAAAGTGCGGATTTTTTCGATAGAGAGTTTTATAATactataatctattttttttaatgataatcATCCGCGTCTAAAATGTATTTTAATACTTGCCATTTGTATTTATCCAATTTGTATTGGCTGATGTTAATGAAATTAgtattattctaaaaaaattgaatttcatAAATGGCAAATGAAACCCAATTAAGAAAATAACATTCtgaaaattagataatttaaaaaatagaaaggcATTCATATGTAAAAATGACTAAATCTAGCAAACAAACAGCTTTCTTGCATTGTTGTAATGTCATAATGTTACTTGGAAAAAACATTTCATTTCTAAAAACAAATGTAATAATATTCAAAGTcctaaaataattcaataaaaagtttaatataGAATAGAGCTTTTTTGTGACTTGTGAGTAAGATACAAAAAGTGTGACAAGCTGTAAAAAATATTGTAAATCCAGCAAGGTAATCTTTTGCTAATCAAAACTATATAAATCATCACAAGAATGAAGAAAAACATAAcacaaaattaatcaaacaatGGCTGCTATTAAATCCTCCGGCATGATCATTCTCATGATCTTCACAATGATTTTTAACTTATCAAAAGCAAATATGACATTACCAAAATTTACAGCAATTCTAGTCTTTGGTGATTCTACAGTTGATTCtggtaataataattatattaagacATGGGTCAAAGGTAATTTCAAACCATACGGCAAAGATTTTCCGAGTCATATTCCGACAGGAAGATTTTCTAATGGAAAACTTATTCCGGATTTTATTGCATCATCATTTGGTATTAAAGAATCCGTTCCTCCATTCTTGGATCCGACTTTATCCGATAACGAAATCGTTACAGGCGTTAATTTTGCATCAGCGGGTTCAGGTTATGACGAGGCAACAACTTTATTAACTAATGCACTTTCGCCTAAAAAACAAGTTGATTTGTTCAAGAGTTATATTCCAAGACTCGAACGAGTTGTTGGACAAGAGAAGGCTAA
Coding sequences within it:
- the LOC130015428 gene encoding GDSL esterase/lipase At1g06990-like, yielding MIFTMIFNLSKANMTLPKFTAILVFGDSTVDSGNNNYIKTWVKGNFKPYGKDFPSHIPTGRFSNGKLIPDFIASSFGIKESVPPFLDPTLSDNEIVTGVNFASAGSGYDEATTLLTNALSPKKQVDLFKSYIPRLERVVGQEKAKEILNGALVIISAGTNDWTFNFYDLILRRLSFNVDQYQDFLLTEMRTILVIN